Part of the uncultured Anaeromusa sp. genome is shown below.
ATTTGGGGCGCTTTTCGTCTCCGCCCCCTGCTGGCGTCGATGAAAACGCGTTGGCTGGCGACGGTGGCTCTTTTTGGAGCGGCCGCTTTTGCGGTGGTCAGCGTGCCTACTATTTTGTTCGGTGAAGTGCTGCATGTATTGCTGGGACCCTTTTCTTTCTTGGTAACCGGTTTGTTTTCCGGTATTGTCTTGTATATGCTGCTGGCGGCCTTGGCGGCGCTGATTCCAAGACCAGGCGTTTTGGCGCTGGCGCTATTGGTGCGGATGCTTTTAGGCATGTTGGCGTTTGGCCAGATGTCGCCTATCAGCTTTTTATCTTTTGGTATGCATGCGCTCTTGCTGGAAACCTTCTTTTACGGCGCTGGATTGTATCGCTATCTGGAACAAGTGAAAGGCGGAGCGCCTTTCCAGGTCAGAAAGGCGGTGGAAATTGCTGTCGCCTGCGCTGTAGCCGATGGCGCAGCGACGTATGTAAGTTTGCAGGCCATGTGTCTTTTATATCGCTTGTTTTATGCTGAATGGTATATTGCGCTGCTGGTTGGCGTAAATGGTTTACTGTATACGGCGATTGGCGCCTGGAGCGGTATTCGTTTAGGACGGAAATTGATTCGCGTGGGAGGAGATTAAACGATGAAGCCGTTGCTTCGCTTAGAGCATGTTACTTATACCTACCCGCGGCGCAATAAGCCCAGCCTAGAGGACATTAATCTGGAAGTTCACGCAGGGGAGCTGCTGCTGTTAGCCGGAGAAACCGGCTGCGGCAAAAGTACGCTGCTCCAAGTGCTTAATGGCCTCGTGCCGCAAGAGAGCGGCGGCAGGCTGCAGGGCAAGGTATTCTTGGATGGACAAGAGGTAAGCGAATGGAGCGTAGGCGAACGAAGCCAGCTCGTAGGCATGGTGTTTCAGTCTCCCGATGATCAGCTGATTTCTTCGTCAGTACAGGAAGAAGCGGCATTTTTCCTGGAAAACCTGGGCGTTGGTTTTGAGGCGGCGGCTTTAGAAGCGTCAAAAGCATTGCTGCAGGTGGGGTTGGAGGGACTAGAAAAGCGCAGCGTACATGCTTTGTCCGGCGGTCAAAAGCAGCGTTTGGCTGTGGCTTCCGTACTGGCGGCGCAGCCGCGAATTTTGGCCTTGGATGAACCAATCAGTCAGCTTGACCCGCAGGGAGCGACGGAGCTGCTGGAGGTACTACAGGCGCTTTTGCGACGCCGCAATACCGCGATGGTGCTGGTGGAGCATCGTCTGCATGAAGCCTTGCCTTTATGTACTCATATTGCCATGATGCAAGAGGGAAGAATCGTTTGGCAAGGCACGAGGGAGGAAGCGCTGTTGGAGGCGGAACGTTTTGACCGCTATGGACTGCGCTTGCCCCAAACGGTGGATGTTTGCCGCAATTTAGGCGTTTCGGCTGTGCTGGAAGTAGAAGAAGCGGTGCGATGCATTCAAGAAGCATACCCCCTGAAAGCTGGGGGGGAGACCTTTCCACCGCCAGCGCCTGCGGAAAAAGAGACTTTGCCGGCAGTAGAAGCCAAAGCCCTTTCTTACCGTTATAGCCGTCGTCAAAGCTTTGTATTACAGGATTTGAATCTGCAAATTGACAAGGGTGAATTTGTGGCGCTTATGGGCTGCAATGGAGCGGGAAAGTCGACGCTGCTGCACCTGATAGCCGGTTTGCAGGCTCCCGCTGAGGGGGGGATTCTGATTCAACGCAAGGCACCGCGGGTAGGCGAAGGCCTTGTAGGGATGGTGCTGCAAAATCCGGATTTTATGCTGCTCGAAGAAACGGTGCGAGCGGAAGTGGCGGGGCCTTCCGGGAAGCTTTCGACATGGCAGCAGCGAATGCTTGCTAGACTGGGCTTGACGGGGCTGGAAGAAGAATTTCCTTTGGCCTTGAGCAAAGGGCAGCGTCTGCGGGTAGCTCTGGCGGCAGTGCTGGGGCGTGAACCGGCGGTGCTGCTTTTGGATGAGCCAACAACCGGGCAGGATATTGCCCATATTCGGGATATTGTTTTACTGCTTCAAGAGTATGCGGCCGGCGGCGGTACGGTTATTCTATGCACCCATGACACGGAAGCGGCCGCTTGTTTTGCGCAGCGCGTAGTGGTGCTGAATGAAGGAAAAGTGTTTTTAGATGGTACGCCTGCTGCTGTTTTTAGTCAGCCTCTGATTGCGTCTGCCGGTCTGCGCGCTCCGGCGGCGCTGCTTTTGGCGCAGGAATTGTATGGCGGCAAGCATGTGACGGTAGAGGAGGTGGTGGCGCATGTACGACAGTCAAATATGGGAAGCGACGCCGGGGCAAACGCTGCTGCACCGACTAGATGCCAGAGTTAAACTCTGTTTCTTAGGCTGCTGCGCTCTTTTTGTGATTGTTGTGGAAAGCGGCAAATCTTTGTTTTGCTTGTTTTCTTTTATTCTATGTCTTCACGGAATGGCACGCATGTCCTTAGAAAGGTGGAAGCTTTTATCTCTCTTTGTCCTTTTGGGCATGTGGGGGACGATGATGAGCCAAGCTTTGTTTTACAATCAAGAACCGCGCACCATCTTAGCTTGCCTTGTGCCGCCATTGACTCCACTTGTTGGCGCCCTTACGGGAGGCGTGTTTGTATATCGGGAAGGCCTTGAATATGGCGCTGTGCAAGCGTTGCGGTCCGGCAGCATGATGGCGGCAGGGCTTCTTTTGGTTTGGACTTCAGATTCCCGCAGCCTTTTGCGCAGTTTAATGGCCTGGAAGCTTCCTTATGAGCTTTCGTTTATGCTGACAACGGGCTTGCGTTTTCTGCCGGTTTTGTTTCAGGAAACGGCGATTGTTTTAACGGCGCAGCGGCTGCAGGGAGAAGGCGTGCTGCGCTGGTGGCGGCCTGATGAAATAGTGCCGTTAGCCAGAAAAACGCTGTTTCCGATTTTGGCGAGAACCCTGCGGCGAGCGGCTACGCTGGCTGCTTCGGCAGAAAGCCGGGGCTTCGGGCGCAAACAGCGTCTTAAGGTAACGCTGCCGCTTCCCAAATGGCAAAAGCGGTTTTGCTTGTTACTGCTCTTTTTGATGGTTCTGTTGGTTGCTTTCAAAACACTGTCCTTGCTGGCTTTCTATGGGGTTTACTATTGTTCCTGGTGCCAGCCGTTGTATGATGGCATGAAAGGATGGCTATAACGGTATGAATGACAGGTGGCGCGAAAAAGTTAAAGCAGCGGTGATCATTGCGCTGCTGTTTATAACCGTATTCTTTTTGGGACGATACATCTTTCAGCAAGCAGGCGACGGAACTAATAAGGACAGCTTTCTTAAGACAAGCACTGGCTTATATCAGGTAGTGGCGGAAGTTCCCTTGGGGCAGGTGGAAGTGTACAATTACCAGCGCATGGGCTTTACAAAAGGATTTTTATGCTTTTCTCCGGACGGGGCCGCTTTGGCGGTTGGTACGGAAAACAGCGAGCTTCTTGTGCTGGAGAGTGAGGTGGGAAAGCTAAAGTGGCGCAAGCGCAGTGGCAACGGAAAGGTCAGCGCCCTCGCTTTTAGTCGGGATGGGCGACGCCTATATGTCGGAGAAAACGGTCCTCAAGCAGATTTGATTTGCTTGGACGCGCAAACAGGTGAGGAGCTTTGGCGTCGTGGTTCTGTTAAAGAACTGGGTTCTGGATTGAACGACAAAACCTACCCTGGAATTGTCTGCATTCGGGAGTCAGACGCCGGGATTGTATATGCGGCGGGGCAGCGAACGATACGTTCTGCGGAAAGGTATGAGTATCGAGGGCGTTTATATGCGTACACGCCGGAGGGCGCTTTGGCGGGAAAATTTCCGCAAGAGCGTAATTTGGACGCTTGGGTAGGCTGGATGAGCGTTTCTGCGCAGGGACAGGTGTTTTTCGGGACGGCCAATTGGGATGCTAAGCTGCAGTGCCGGGATAATCAATCCATCTATAAATTGGACGAGGGTCTGCGACAAGTATTGTGGAGCGTGGCTATGGCGCCGGTTCCTCCTTACGAAAGAACTACGCTGCGCTCCAGTCCGGAAGTGACCGAGGATGGAAAGTGGGTAGTTTCGTTTGCCAGTGACGGCAGGGCTTTTTTGCATCGAGGTGAAGACGGAATGCTTGTTTGGCAAAGAACGCTGAGTCGACCGGAGCTTGTAAATGGGATCTATGTTAACGCGACAGGGCTGTATGCGCAGGCAACGGCAGACCGCTTGGTATTTACAACTGGCAATACCTATAACCGGGCTAATTGGCAGATGACTACGCCCATGGAGCATCCTAGCTCTAATTGCGTCTTTTTGTTTGATTATCAAGGACGGCTGATCGAAAAAAAAGAGCTGGGCGGCATGGCGGAGCAATTGGCGTTATCCGAAGGGGCTGCGGCGGTGGCGGTGGGACGAAATAGCCGCACGAAAAATGCGGCTGTGCATGGCTTAACCTTGCTTTCTCTTCGCGACGGAAGCGTGCTTGATCGCTTGGCTTTGGAAGGGCCTTGCGCAGGAGCGGCAATTAGCAAGGATGGACGCTTTGCAGCTGCCGTGGAAGCGCCCCTGCAATTGGATGATGGAACGATTATGGGAGAATATAGGCTGGTGGTCATAGGGAGAACAGTGCAGTAATATGATATAATAAGAAATAAATTTCAAAAAGGTAAGTGAAATGTGCTGTGAAGAAACATATTATTTGCTTTTTGGCGTTCTTCCTTTTTACGGTTTCCGCTGCTGCACAAGAAGACGAGGTGCGGTTTATTGATGTTGATCAGTATTTGGCGGCTAAGGACAATGTAATGCTTCTTGACGTACGTTCCGTAAAAAGCCGAAGCCTGAGCCGGCAAGAAATACCAGGCGAAACTTGGCTCAATCCGAAAAACGAGGAAGCTTTGGAATCGTTTTTGAAGACGGCTGATACGGAAAAAGCCTATGTTATCTTTTGTTCTTGCCCGGAAGATAAATACAGCATACGCATTGCCCAGGTCTTGGCAGACTGCAATTTTGAGAAGGTTTTTGTCTTGAAGGACGGCTGGGACGCTTTACGAAGAGAAGAGGATATTGAAAAGGTGAATATCGAGCAATAAGAAGTATAGGAAGAGAGGGAGCTGAAACGATGCAAGTAAGCCCAATCGGCATTGTCCATTCTACTTTTTGTGAGCCCGAAGGAACGCCCATTCAAGCGGCAGCCTCCATTGGCAGCAAGGCTATTATCGAAGTATATGATGAGTATATGGAAGGGTTAAAAGATATAGACGGCTTTTCTCATTTGATTTTGCTATATCACTTTCATCAAATAAAGAAGGCGAAATTAACTGTAAAGCCGTTTTTAGATGATCATACGCACGGGATTTTTGCTACGCGTTCGCCCGCGAGACCGAATCCTATCGGCTTTTCGGTTGTTCGTCTCAAGATGGTTGACGAAAACCTTCTTTATGTTGAAGATGTTGATATTTTGGATCAAACTCCTGTATTGGATATAAAGCCTTATATAGGTGAATTTGATCATAGAATAACTGAAAAAATCGGCTGGTTTCAAAAATCCATACATAAAATGCATGAGGTAAAAGATGACGGACGGTTTAAGGGCTAAATCCGCATTTTGACTGCAGGGCAAATCGCCATAAGGAGATCTAGAGAAACACTAGCTAGGTTTCTTTATGACGATTTTGTATTTCGTGGCCTGAATTTGAATGATAGTTTTAACTTTGTGATCAAATTCAATGCTGCTATTGTGCATATTGGCCTAAAAAATAGTTTATTTATAATAAAATTCATGCAGGCGTACAAAGGCAATGGGTGTAGAAAGAGAGAAAA
Proteins encoded:
- a CDS encoding energy-coupling factor transporter ATPase; this translates as MKPLLRLEHVTYTYPRRNKPSLEDINLEVHAGELLLLAGETGCGKSTLLQVLNGLVPQESGGRLQGKVFLDGQEVSEWSVGERSQLVGMVFQSPDDQLISSSVQEEAAFFLENLGVGFEAAALEASKALLQVGLEGLEKRSVHALSGGQKQRLAVASVLAAQPRILALDEPISQLDPQGATELLEVLQALLRRRNTAMVLVEHRLHEALPLCTHIAMMQEGRIVWQGTREEALLEAERFDRYGLRLPQTVDVCRNLGVSAVLEVEEAVRCIQEAYPLKAGGETFPPPAPAEKETLPAVEAKALSYRYSRRQSFVLQDLNLQIDKGEFVALMGCNGAGKSTLLHLIAGLQAPAEGGILIQRKAPRVGEGLVGMVLQNPDFMLLEETVRAEVAGPSGKLSTWQQRMLARLGLTGLEEEFPLALSKGQRLRVALAAVLGREPAVLLLDEPTTGQDIAHIRDIVLLLQEYAAGGGTVILCTHDTEAAACFAQRVVVLNEGKVFLDGTPAAVFSQPLIASAGLRAPAALLLAQELYGGKHVTVEEVVAHVRQSNMGSDAGANAAAPTRCQS
- a CDS encoding energy-coupling factor transporter transmembrane component T, with the protein product MYDSQIWEATPGQTLLHRLDARVKLCFLGCCALFVIVVESGKSLFCLFSFILCLHGMARMSLERWKLLSLFVLLGMWGTMMSQALFYNQEPRTILACLVPPLTPLVGALTGGVFVYREGLEYGAVQALRSGSMMAAGLLLVWTSDSRSLLRSLMAWKLPYELSFMLTTGLRFLPVLFQETAIVLTAQRLQGEGVLRWWRPDEIVPLARKTLFPILARTLRRAATLAASAESRGFGRKQRLKVTLPLPKWQKRFCLLLLFLMVLLVAFKTLSLLAFYGVYYCSWCQPLYDGMKGWL
- a CDS encoding PQQ-binding-like beta-propeller repeat protein, whose protein sequence is MNDRWREKVKAAVIIALLFITVFFLGRYIFQQAGDGTNKDSFLKTSTGLYQVVAEVPLGQVEVYNYQRMGFTKGFLCFSPDGAALAVGTENSELLVLESEVGKLKWRKRSGNGKVSALAFSRDGRRLYVGENGPQADLICLDAQTGEELWRRGSVKELGSGLNDKTYPGIVCIRESDAGIVYAAGQRTIRSAERYEYRGRLYAYTPEGALAGKFPQERNLDAWVGWMSVSAQGQVFFGTANWDAKLQCRDNQSIYKLDEGLRQVLWSVAMAPVPPYERTTLRSSPEVTEDGKWVVSFASDGRAFLHRGEDGMLVWQRTLSRPELVNGIYVNATGLYAQATADRLVFTTGNTYNRANWQMTTPMEHPSSNCVFLFDYQGRLIEKKELGGMAEQLALSEGAAAVAVGRNSRTKNAAVHGLTLLSLRDGSVLDRLALEGPCAGAAISKDGRFAAAVEAPLQLDDGTIMGEYRLVVIGRTVQ
- a CDS encoding rhodanese-like domain-containing protein, whose product is MKKHIICFLAFFLFTVSAAAQEDEVRFIDVDQYLAAKDNVMLLDVRSVKSRSLSRQEIPGETWLNPKNEEALESFLKTADTEKAYVIFCSCPEDKYSIRIAQVLADCNFEKVFVLKDGWDALRREEDIEKVNIEQ
- the tsaA gene encoding tRNA (N6-threonylcarbamoyladenosine(37)-N6)-methyltransferase TrmO, coding for MQVSPIGIVHSTFCEPEGTPIQAAASIGSKAIIEVYDEYMEGLKDIDGFSHLILLYHFHQIKKAKLTVKPFLDDHTHGIFATRSPARPNPIGFSVVRLKMVDENLLYVEDVDILDQTPVLDIKPYIGEFDHRITEKIGWFQKSIHKMHEVKDDGRFKG